In one window of Bombus fervidus isolate BK054 chromosome 4, iyBomFerv1, whole genome shotgun sequence DNA:
- the LOC139986569 gene encoding LOW QUALITY PROTEIN: uncharacterized protein (The sequence of the model RefSeq protein was modified relative to this genomic sequence to represent the inferred CDS: substituted 3 bases at 3 genomic stop codons) has protein sequence MLNTLEFELNRKYYGSAISRNVDSVQKMKEAIIATLDHYCLTDETPQQDNYSAGVDIWCEWRKAESMNQLKSFEHPDRLINEEVEKYIRPIYEDLSNDNLSTRCLGGYTQNSNESFNSTIWIITPKHLNSGXKIVEIAAYMAESMFNEGYSAILSAMXFLNXNIDQQCKMFYVFKRV, from the exons ATGCTAAATACTTTAGAATTTGAATTAAATAGAA AATATTATGGTTCGGCCATTAGCAGGAACGTAGATTCTgttcaaaaaatgaaagaagctATAATAGCAACGCTGGATCATTATTGTTTAACTGATGAAACTCCTCAGCAAGATAATTATTCAGCGGGCGTCGACATTTGGTGTGAATGGCGTAAAGCTGAATCcatgaatcaattaaaatctTTCGAGCATCCCGATCGACTGATTAACGAAGAAGTTGAGAAATACATTCGCCCAATTTATGAAGATCTCTCAAACGATAACCTTTCAACGCGATGCTTAGGCGGTTATACTCAAAATTCCAATGAGTCGTTCAACTCAACAATTTGGATCATCACTCCAAAACACTTGAATTCGGGCTAAAAAATCGTTGAAATTGCTGCCTACATGGCAGAAAGTATGTTCAACGAAGGCTATTCAGCGATTTTAAGTGCCATGTAGTTCCTTAATTAGAATATAGACCAGCAGTGCAAAATGTTTTATGTGTTTAAACgcgtttaa